The Blautia hydrogenotrophica DSM 10507 genome window below encodes:
- a CDS encoding CorA family divalent cation transporter produces MRYRLKEKLIPVQSEDKLREDELLVELLSVEEYRRARKEKAADYRLLQSLEVLQYCKVDMLKDCMIGTFVIPSKQDLLGSTEGFGFYLDKYRITFVGDEEYVLKILCYLEQNQVWESAGIHHFLFTFIEYLIHDEIRFLQKYEERLTDLEECLTQGKGRDSDISRKILHVRRELLRLNSYYNQLMDMSDTMIENYNRLLDEEDRVLFQLLSGRLSRLSSHVKNLRDYALQIREMYQTQNEVHQNEVMQLLTVVTAIFMPLTLITGWYGMNFIHMPELAWKYAYPVTALVGVVLVILEILYFWKKKWF; encoded by the coding sequence ATGCGGTATCGGCTAAAAGAGAAGTTAATTCCCGTGCAGTCGGAGGATAAATTGCGGGAAGATGAACTTTTGGTAGAACTTTTGAGTGTGGAGGAGTATCGGAGAGCGCGCAAGGAAAAAGCGGCAGATTACCGTTTGCTGCAGAGCCTTGAAGTTTTGCAGTATTGTAAGGTGGATATGCTGAAAGACTGCATGATAGGAACTTTTGTGATTCCTTCCAAGCAGGACTTGTTGGGCAGTACGGAGGGCTTTGGCTTTTATCTGGATAAGTATAGAATTACTTTTGTGGGGGATGAGGAGTATGTTTTAAAGATTCTTTGTTATCTGGAGCAGAATCAAGTGTGGGAGTCTGCCGGAATACACCACTTTTTGTTTACATTCATCGAATATTTGATTCATGATGAGATTCGTTTTTTGCAAAAGTATGAAGAGAGACTCACGGATTTAGAAGAATGTCTGACCCAGGGAAAAGGACGGGATTCGGATATTTCCAGAAAGATTCTGCATGTACGCAGAGAACTTCTTCGCCTAAATTCTTATTATAATCAATTGATGGATATGAGCGATACGATGATTGAGAACTATAATCGGTTGTTGGACGAGGAAGACCGGGTTTTGTTTCAATTGCTGTCGGGGAGGCTTTCGCGTCTGTCTTCTCATGTCAAAAATCTCAGGGACTATGCGCTTCAAATACGTGAGATGTACCAGACACAAAATGAAGTGCATCAAAATGAAGTGATGCAGCTACTTACTGTGGTGACTGCTATTTTTATGCCGCTGACTTTGATTACAGGCTGGTATGGAATGAACTTTATTCATATGCCGGAGTTGGCTTGGAAATATGCGTATCCGGTTACCGCTCTGGTGGGAGTGGTATTGGTGATAC
- the sigE gene encoding RNA polymerase sporulation sigma factor SigE, with translation MVWPRTREVYYIGGADVLPAPLDAQQEEKVIQKLGTEQEKEAKALLIEHNLRLVVYIAKKFDNTGVGVEDLISIGTIGLIKAINTFNPVKKIKLATYASRCIENEILMYLRRNSKTKMEVSIDEPLNVDWDGNELLLSDILGTDEDVISRGIEDEVERDLLGNAISKLSPREQTIVTLRFGLHSVDGKEKTQKEVADLLGISQSYISRLEKRIMKRLKKEIVKYE, from the coding sequence ATGGTATGGCCGAGAACCAGAGAAGTTTATTATATTGGCGGTGCTGACGTGCTGCCTGCACCGCTGGATGCGCAGCAGGAAGAAAAAGTGATACAGAAGCTGGGCACAGAACAGGAAAAAGAGGCGAAGGCTCTGCTGATTGAACATAATTTGCGTCTCGTGGTGTATATTGCGAAAAAGTTTGATAACACCGGGGTCGGTGTGGAGGATTTGATTTCTATCGGAACTATTGGCTTAATCAAAGCGATCAACACGTTTAATCCTGTGAAAAAGATTAAACTGGCGACCTATGCCTCGCGGTGTATAGAAAATGAGATTTTGATGTATCTGAGAAGGAACAGCAAGACGAAGATGGAGGTGTCTATAGATGAACCTCTGAATGTGGATTGGGATGGGAATGAGCTTTTGCTCTCGGATATTTTAGGTACAGATGAGGATGTGATCTCTAGAGGAATCGAGGACGAAGTGGAGAGAGATCTGCTGGGAAACGCGATCAGCAAGCTAAGCCCGAGGGAGCAGACCATTGTCACGTTGAGATTTGGACTTCATTCTGTGGACGGGAAAGAAAAGACTCAGAAGGAAGTCGCTGATTTGCTGGGAATTTCCCAGTCTTATATTTCCAGATTGGAAAAAAGAATTATGAAGAGACTAAAAAAAGAGATTGTAAAATATGAGTGA
- a CDS encoding sigma-E processing peptidase SpoIIGA — translation MYYEIYLDAVFVTNLVMDYILLRLTCRLLDWKISPLRSLLGAAVGALGACVFLMLPMDGYLPGTILFQGLLALGMVRIGCGAKTGSMLMRALIALYLTAFLCGGFWEVMSTDRGIGLKTFLIFALVTYLVFTCISIGYEYFQIRIRNVYPVTLEEGGRKISLYGLYDTGNQLEDSLNRKPVSVIDRCTLEQLLETELTELLECVQRTSGERESTKLPRLRPHFLPYCGISGKGILLAVTVENLFIHTPREIIHISNPVIAVSTEEFALGKKYQMIINSKLIKN, via the coding sequence GTGTATTATGAAATATATTTGGATGCGGTTTTTGTTACGAATCTCGTCATGGACTACATTTTGCTGCGCCTGACTTGCAGATTGCTGGATTGGAAAATCAGTCCTCTGCGAAGCCTTTTAGGGGCAGCTGTGGGAGCTCTTGGAGCCTGTGTGTTTTTAATGTTGCCCATGGATGGCTATTTACCAGGTACCATTTTGTTTCAGGGGTTGTTGGCTCTGGGAATGGTGCGAATAGGATGTGGAGCAAAAACAGGAAGTATGCTTATGCGGGCATTGATAGCGCTGTATCTTACAGCGTTTTTATGTGGAGGTTTTTGGGAAGTTATGTCTACTGACAGGGGTATCGGCCTGAAGACTTTTTTGATTTTTGCCCTGGTGACTTATCTGGTCTTCACTTGCATTTCCATAGGATATGAGTATTTTCAGATACGAATTAGGAATGTCTATCCGGTGACTCTTGAGGAGGGAGGGCGCAAGATTTCTCTCTATGGACTCTATGACACAGGGAATCAGTTAGAGGATTCTCTGAACAGAAAACCAGTCAGTGTGATAGATAGATGTACTTTGGAGCAGCTGTTGGAAACGGAACTGACAGAACTGCTGGAGTGCGTGCAGAGAACATCAGGGGAGCGAGAGAGTACAAAACTGCCGAGACTTCGCCCGCATTTTTTACCTTACTGCGGAATTAGCGGAAAGGGAATCTTATTGGCAGTGACTGTGGAGAATTTATTCATACATACGCCCAGGGAGATAATTCATATTTCAAATCCGGTGATTGCCGTGTCGACGGAAGAATTTGCTTTGGGGAAAAAGTATCAGATGATCATAAATTCTAAGTTGATAAAAAATTAG
- the aroD gene encoding type I 3-dehydroquinate dehydratase yields the protein MLQSLTEPLKLRRTVLGEGIPKICVPLTQNNTESLLREVGEVVKRQPDLIEWRADFFEELMEFGEVEKCLSVLRDKLGQIPLIFTIRTSAEGGKRDILTEDYVNILKSVSKLGMADLIDVELFLDEKRMKELINSIHSHDCKVIASNHDFHSTPSKEELVRRMRAMDGANADVLKLAVMPENFDHVCSLLKATREMVQEYTSRPVVTISMSEKGRVSRYSGEVFGSCMTFAAVTGESAPGQEAIEDVRRALKFYHENFA from the coding sequence ATGTTGCAATCACTGACAGAGCCGCTAAAACTGCGTAGGACTGTGCTAGGGGAAGGTATCCCTAAAATCTGTGTTCCGCTGACGCAAAACAATACGGAGAGCCTGTTGAGAGAAGTCGGTGAAGTTGTAAAAAGGCAGCCGGACTTGATTGAGTGGAGGGCCGATTTCTTTGAAGAGCTCATGGAATTTGGAGAGGTGGAGAAATGTCTATCTGTGCTCCGCGACAAATTGGGACAAATTCCGCTGATTTTCACTATTCGCACATCAGCAGAGGGCGGAAAAAGGGATATTTTGACGGAAGATTATGTAAACATTCTGAAAAGTGTGTCAAAATTAGGTATGGCAGACTTAATAGACGTGGAATTATTTCTCGATGAGAAGAGAATGAAAGAACTGATAAATTCGATTCACAGCCATGATTGTAAAGTCATTGCTTCCAATCATGATTTTCATTCTACTCCCAGCAAAGAAGAGCTAGTCCGAAGAATGAGAGCTATGGATGGAGCAAATGCAGATGTATTAAAGTTGGCTGTGATGCCTGAGAATTTTGACCATGTATGTAGTTTACTGAAAGCTACTAGGGAGATGGTACAAGAGTATACCAGCCGTCCGGTGGTGACGATCTCCATGTCAGAGAAGGGAAGAGTGAGCCGATATTCGGGAGAAGTCTTCGGCTCCTGTATGACTTTTGCAGCGGTCACAGGTGAGTCGGCTCCTGGTCAGGAAGCAATTGAAGATGTGCGCCGCGCACTGAAGTTTTATCATGAAAATTTTGCATGA
- the thrS gene encoding threonine--tRNA ligase has translation MIITLKDGSVKEYSDNKTIYEIAYDISEGLARAACAGEVDGQIKDLRTVLNKDCTLNILTANDEKGLAALRHTASHVLAEAVKRLYPHAKVAIGPSIDTGFYYDFECEPFSQEDLDKIEQEMKKIVKEGAKIERYTMPREEAIAYFKEKEEPYKVELIEDLPEDAEISFYSQGGFTDLCAGPHLMSTKGVKAFKLLSSSGAYWRGDEKRQMLTRVYGTAFGKKDELKAYLEQLEEAKKRDHNKLGREMELFTTVDVIGQGLPLLMPKGVIILKELQRWIEDLEDNEWGYIRTKTPLMAKSDLYKISGHWDHYKDGMFVLGDEEKDKEVYALRPMTCPFQYYVYKASQHSYRELPLRYSETSTLFRNEDSGEMHGLTRVRQFTITEAHLITRPDQIDEEFKKCVQLAKFVLTTLGLQDDVTYRLSKWDPNNTEKYIGDAQYWETSQNKMRELLNELELDFVEADGEAAFYGPKLDIQAKNVYGKEDTMITIQLDFALAEQFHMYYIDENGEKKMPFIIHRTSMGCYERTLAWLIEKYAGLFPTWLCPEQVRVLPISEKYLDYANQVNAQLKANGIRSSVDDRSEKIGYKIRESRLQKVPYMLVVGAKEEQEEKVSVRSRYLGDEGMKDLKSFIDHICEEIRTKEIRKIEVEN, from the coding sequence ATGATTATCACATTAAAAGATGGTTCTGTAAAAGAATATTCTGACAACAAAACAATCTATGAAATCGCCTATGATATCAGTGAAGGACTGGCCAGAGCTGCCTGTGCAGGTGAGGTGGACGGGCAGATCAAGGACTTGAGAACTGTTTTGAACAAGGATTGCACCTTAAATATACTGACTGCCAATGATGAGAAAGGTTTGGCAGCCCTGAGACACACAGCTTCCCATGTACTGGCGGAGGCGGTAAAGAGGCTGTATCCCCACGCCAAAGTGGCCATCGGACCGTCCATTGATACGGGATTTTATTATGACTTTGAGTGCGAGCCATTTTCCCAGGAGGACTTGGATAAAATTGAACAGGAAATGAAGAAGATTGTCAAAGAAGGGGCCAAAATCGAGCGGTATACAATGCCTAGAGAAGAGGCGATCGCCTATTTTAAAGAGAAAGAAGAGCCCTACAAGGTGGAATTGATCGAGGATCTTCCAGAGGATGCTGAGATTTCATTCTACTCCCAGGGAGGCTTCACAGATTTGTGTGCAGGCCCGCATCTGATGAGCACCAAAGGAGTCAAGGCATTTAAACTGCTTTCCTCTTCAGGAGCTTATTGGAGAGGCGATGAGAAGAGACAGATGCTGACCAGAGTCTATGGAACTGCTTTTGGCAAAAAGGATGAATTAAAAGCTTATTTAGAGCAGTTAGAGGAGGCAAAAAAGCGTGACCACAACAAGCTCGGAAGAGAGATGGAGCTGTTTACTACGGTAGATGTGATTGGTCAGGGGTTGCCTTTGCTGATGCCAAAAGGAGTCATTATTTTAAAGGAATTACAGCGTTGGATTGAGGATTTAGAGGATAATGAGTGGGGATATATCCGTACGAAGACTCCATTGATGGCAAAGAGTGACTTGTATAAGATTTCTGGACATTGGGACCATTACAAAGATGGAATGTTTGTACTTGGGGATGAGGAGAAAGATAAAGAGGTCTATGCTCTGCGGCCTATGACCTGCCCATTCCAGTACTATGTGTACAAGGCCAGCCAGCACAGCTACCGAGAGCTGCCTTTGCGTTACAGCGAGACTTCTACTTTGTTTCGAAATGAGGACTCCGGGGAAATGCATGGACTTACCCGTGTACGTCAGTTTACAATCACGGAGGCGCACTTGATCACGCGTCCAGATCAGATCGACGAGGAGTTTAAAAAGTGTGTGCAGCTTGCGAAGTTCGTGCTTACGACTCTGGGACTGCAAGACGATGTGACCTATCGTTTGTCCAAATGGGACCCGAATAATACGGAAAAATATATCGGAGATGCTCAATACTGGGAGACCTCTCAAAATAAGATGAGAGAACTTTTAAATGAGCTAGAGCTGGACTTTGTGGAGGCTGACGGTGAGGCAGCATTCTATGGTCCAAAGCTGGATATTCAGGCTAAGAATGTATATGGAAAAGAAGACACCATGATTACGATTCAGCTGGATTTTGCACTGGCAGAACAGTTCCATATGTACTATATTGATGAGAACGGAGAGAAGAAGATGCCGTTTATCATCCATCGGACCAGTATGGGCTGCTATGAGAGAACTCTGGCATGGCTGATTGAAAAATACGCGGGACTATTCCCGACTTGGCTGTGCCCGGAACAGGTACGTGTACTGCCGATCTCTGAAAAGTATCTGGACTATGCGAACCAGGTAAACGCACAGCTGAAGGCAAACGGCATTCGTAGCAGTGTGGATGATCGTTCAGAAAAGATCGGATATAAAATTCGTGAGAGCCGTCTGCAAAAAGTACCTTATATGTTAGTCGTCGGAGCCAAAGAAGAGCAGGAAGAAAAAGTATCTGTGCGCAGCCGTTATCTAGGCGATGAGGGAATGAAAGATCTGAAGAGCTTCATTGATCATATCTGTGAGGAGATTCGCACAAAAGAAATCCGTAAGATTGAAGTTGAGAACTAG
- a CDS encoding YdcF family protein, producing MRKVPENLDYLIVLGAHVNGTRLSRALRFRVEKAEEYLRENPRTLAVLSGGRGVDEKISEAKAMADYLLAHGIERERLLLEERSVSTAENLRFSLELLPDRKQKIGIVTNNFHIFRSVAIGRKLGCEKIWGLAAPYPSWKLLWYSFREVLAIVKDKIVGNW from the coding sequence ATGAGAAAAGTACCAGAGAATTTGGATTATCTGATTGTGCTAGGAGCGCATGTCAATGGGACGAGATTGTCGAGGGCTCTGCGATTCCGGGTTGAAAAAGCGGAGGAATATCTCCGGGAGAATCCTAGGACTCTCGCAGTATTGTCCGGAGGTCGGGGCGTCGATGAAAAGATCAGTGAGGCTAAGGCTATGGCTGATTATTTGCTTGCTCATGGGATTGAGAGAGAGCGATTGCTTCTAGAAGAGCGCTCTGTCAGCACGGCGGAGAACCTGCGTTTTTCTCTGGAGCTTCTTCCTGACAGGAAACAAAAAATTGGAATTGTCACAAATAATTTCCATATTTTTCGAAGCGTTGCAATCGGCAGAAAGTTAGGCTGTGAGAAGATCTGGGGGCTTGCGGCTCCGTATCCGTCTTGGAAATTGCTTTGGTACAGTTTCAGGGAAGTTCTTGCGATTGTTAAGGATAAGATTGTGGGAAATTGGTAG
- a CDS encoding SEC-C metal-binding domain-containing protein produces MSTLLEQWRDMAYDQKADRGKLQRFWAVYFNTEKEIYEKLLTNPDEVVAGTVKELADKFQVDLMTMVGFLDGINDSLKEANPIETMEEDTVVNLAFDKEKLYKNMVDAKADWLYELPQWNKIFDEDKRKELYREQKRSGTIVKGHKVGRNDPCPCGSGKKYKFCCGRK; encoded by the coding sequence ATGAGTACATTATTAGAACAATGGAGAGATATGGCCTATGACCAGAAAGCGGACAGAGGAAAGCTTCAGAGATTCTGGGCGGTGTATTTTAATACTGAGAAGGAAATTTATGAGAAGCTTCTCACAAATCCAGATGAGGTAGTGGCTGGGACAGTCAAGGAGCTGGCAGATAAATTCCAGGTGGACTTGATGACTATGGTAGGCTTTCTGGATGGAATCAATGACAGCCTGAAAGAAGCCAATCCCATTGAGACTATGGAAGAAGATACAGTAGTCAACCTTGCGTTTGACAAGGAGAAGCTTTACAAGAATATGGTGGATGCGAAAGCAGATTGGTTGTATGAACTGCCCCAGTGGAATAAGATTTTTGATGAGGACAAGAGGAAAGAGCTGTACCGTGAGCAAAAGAGGTCTGGAACGATTGTAAAAGGACACAAAGTGGGAAGAAATGATCCATGTCCGTGTGGAAGCGGCAAGAAATATAAGTTTTGCTGTGGAAGGAAATAA